The following are encoded together in the Labeo rohita strain BAU-BD-2019 chromosome 17, IGBB_LRoh.1.0, whole genome shotgun sequence genome:
- the eno4 gene encoding enolase 4 isoform X2, producing the protein MVCSAVMSGPSDGLADGVEESGEAFSNSNQQHLSITTALKWIREHLSPMLHGFNPTDQTNADKLLSDFFMERYLEHKDSLNIKEEDELRNESVSEALPQATPTPAPAKDKKGGDKGKKGNSTEKPLPPAETPVPRLPGATAVGVVSLAVAKTAARLRGEPFYRHITSVRATQVQSEMHLPLPMITILSCGKNSVGKLNLLEEVILMPSSAQRVREVIGMGLELQCEMRRVLNGSAYKAGPIGVSDEGALQVGFERPEQALDLVTDACANLELPLGSDLCLAINCAAHGLMDYSRGKYEVMSGFHKSPDELVDMYEGLINKYPAITSLIDPFRKEDVDQWERLASVIGQSCCLIADTASNLCPRWSEAKLLPPGVSRVIIRHQSDMTISDLIQSIAEQKETMLDAASGDTSIVDLAVGSGVSFLKLGGLRGGERMDKYNRLMAIEEELEQEEILGAKGKKQHLSDVFETPEAAVTL; encoded by the exons ATGGTGTGCAGTGCAGTGATGAGTGGCCCTAGTGATGGTCTGGCTGATGGTGTGGAGGAGTCAGGGGAGGCATTTTCTAACAGCAACCAGCAACATCTATCCATCACAACAGCTCTGAAGTGGATCAGAGAGCATCTCAGTCCAATGCTGCACGGCTTCAACCCCACTGACCAAACCAATGCAGACAAACTACTTAG tgatttcttcatggaacgtTACTTGGAGCACAAGGACAGTCTTAACATAAAGGAGGAGGATGAACTGAGGAATGAATCAGTGTCTGAGGCTCTGCCCCAGGCCACTCCCACACCTGCTCCTGCCAAAGACAAGAAAGGAGGTGATAAAG GTAAAAAAGGAAATAGTACAGAGAAGCCCCTCCCCCCCGCGGAGACCCCAGTGCCGAGGCTGCCGGGGGCTACGGCAGTGGGTGTGGTTTCTTTAGCTGTGGCAAAAACTGCTGCCAGACTTCGTGGAGAACCCTTTTACCGGCATATCACATCAGTCAGAGCCACGCAG GTTCAGAGTGAGATGCACCTGCCTTTGCCCATGATTACAATTCTGAGCTGTGGAAAGAACTCTGTGGGTAAACTCAACCTGCTGGAGGAGGTCATCCTCATGCCCAGCTCAGCACAAAGAGTCAGAGAA GTCATTGGCATGGGCCTTGAGCTGCAGTGTGAAATGAGGAGAGTTTTGAATGGATCTGCATATAAAGCTGGG ccGATAGGTGTATCAGACGAGGGCGCGTTACAGGTGGGGTTTGAACGTCCTGAACAGGCTCTTGATCTGGTCACAGACGCTTGTGCTAACCTGGAATTGCCTCTGGGTTCAGACCTGTGCTTGGCTATAAACTGTGCAGCACATGGCCTGATGGACTAT TCACGTGGGAAGTATGAGGTGATGTCCGGCTTTCACAAATCCCCAGATGAGTTGGTGGACATGTACGAGGGTCTGATTAATAAATATCCTGCTATCACATCCCTCATCGATCCTTTCAGGAAAGAG GATGTAGATCAATGGGAAAGGCTGGCTTCagtgattggtcagtcatgctGCCTGATTGCAGATACTGCATCCAATCTCTGTCCTCGCTGGAGTGAAGCAAAACTCCTCCCACCCGGGGTCTCAAGGGTGATTATTAGGCACCAGAGTGATATGACCATCTCTGACCTTATACAAAGCATAGCAGAGCAGAAAG AAACGATGCTGGATGCAGCCAGTGGCGATACATCAATTGTTGACCTG gCCGTAGGGTCAGGCGTGTCCTTTCTCAAACTGGGCGGGTTGAGAGGAGGAGAGCGAATGGACAAATACAATCGCCTGATGGCGATAGAAGAGGAACTGGAGCAGGAGGAGATCCTGG GTGctaaaggaaaaaaacagcatctgTCGGATGTTTTTGAAACTCCGGAAGCGGCTGTGACTCTGTGA